From Labeo rohita strain BAU-BD-2019 chromosome 18, IGBB_LRoh.1.0, whole genome shotgun sequence, the proteins below share one genomic window:
- the st3gal2 gene encoding CMP-N-acetylneuraminate-beta-galactosamide-alpha-2,3-sialyltransferase 2 isoform X1 produces MPSVPPQREGRLGLGWGWGWAAWARAQRTGELRPWVPVGGGPAAAAAGERGGMRCSLRFCVVLGSLALLFLTSLFFSFSLRGGVGLPYLEPPGWEESHRVKLVPSYAGSHRVAPAESSQQKTCACSRCVGDPGVSDWFDENYDPDISPVWIRDNIQLPSDVYYWWVMLQPQFKPHNIKQVLQRLFQVIPGRSPYGSWDPARCLRCAVVGNSGNLRGVGYGPRIDKHDFIMRMNLAPTVGYEEDAGSRTTHHFMYPESAKNLAANVSFVLVPFKTLDLLWITSALSTGQIRFTYAPVKQFLRVDKDKVQIFNPAFFKYIHDRWTCHHGRYPSTGMLVLFFALHVCDEVNVFGFGADSRGNWHHYWEQNRYSGEFRKTGVHDADYEAQIIDKLAKAGKILVFPGK; encoded by the exons ATGCCGTCTGTGCCTCCGCAGCGAGAGGGACGCTTAGGCTTGGGATGGGGTTGGGGTTGGGCCGCATGGGCACGGGCTCAGAGGACGGGTGAGCTGAGACCCTGGGTGCCTGTCGGAGGTGGACCCGCTGCGGCGGCGGCAGGAGAGCGCGGGGGCATGCGATGCTCCCTTCGCTTCTGCGTGGTCTTGGGATCCCTGGCCCTCCTGTTCCTCACCTCGCTCTTCTTCTCATTCTCCCTGAGAGGAGGAGTCGGCTTGCCTTACTTGGAACCTCCGGGATGGGAAGAGTCACACAGGGTAAAGCTAGTGCCCAGCTACGCCGGTTCCCACCGGGTCGCCCCGGCCGAGAGCTCCCAGCAGAAGACATGTGCCTGCTCTCGGTGCGTGGGCGACCCTGGTGTTTCTGACTGGTTCGATGAGAACTATGACCCAGACATCTCGCCTGTCTGGATTCGGGACAACATCCAGCTGCCTTCAGACGTGTACTACTGGTGGGTG ATGTTGCAGCCTCAATTCAAACCCCACAACATCAAGCAAGTTCTACAGAGGCTGTTCCAGGTCATTCCAGGCCGTTCCCCGTACGGTTCGTGGGACCCTGCCCGCTGTCTGCGCTGTGCCGTGGTTGGGAATTCGGGCAACCTCCGTGGGGTAGGTTACGGTCCAAGGATTGATAAGCACGACTTCATTATGAG GATGAACCTGGCTCCCACTGTAGGGTACGAAGAGGATGCCGGCAGCCGTACCACACACCACTTCATGTACCCAGAGAGTGCCAAAAACCTGGCGGCCAACGTTAGCTTTGTGCTAGTGCCCTTCAAGACTCTCGACTTGTTGTGGATCACCAGTGCCCTCTCCACAGGCCAGATCCGTTT cacTTACGCTCCAGTGAAGCAGTTTCTGCGTGTGGATAAAGACAAG GTTCAGATATTCAACCCAGCTTTCTTTAAATACATCCATGACCGCTGGACATGTCATCATGGCCGCTATCCCTCCACTGGCATGCTTGTGCTGTTCTTTGCTCTACACGTGTGTGATGAG GTGAATGTATTTGGTTTTGGGGCGGACAGCAGGGGAAACTGGCACCACTACTGGGAGCAGAACCGCTATTCTGGGGAGTTTCGTAAAACAGGTGTCCATGATGCAGACTATGAGGCCCAGATCATTGACAAGCTGGCCAAGGCTGGCAAGATCTTAGTCTTTCCTGGAAAGTGA
- the st3gal2 gene encoding CMP-N-acetylneuraminate-beta-galactosamide-alpha-2,3-sialyltransferase 2 isoform X2 encodes MPSVPPQREGRLGLGWGWGWAAWARAQRTGELRPWVPVGGGPAAAAAGERGGMRCSLRFCVVLGSLALLFLTSLFFSFSLRGGVGLPYLEPPGWEESHRVKLVPSYAGSHRVAPAESSQQKTCACSRCVGDPGVSDWFDENYDPDISPVWIRDNIQLPSDVYYWWVMLQPQFKPHNIKQVLQRLFQVIPGRSPYGSWDPARCLRCAVVGNSGNLRGVGYGPRIDKHDFIMRMNLAPTVGYEEDAGSRTTHHFMYPESAKNLAANVSFVLVPFKTLDLLWITSALSTGQIRFTYAPVKQFLRVDKDKVQIFNPAFFKYIHDRWTCHHGRYPSTGMLVLFFALHVCDEDSWMNTV; translated from the exons ATGCCGTCTGTGCCTCCGCAGCGAGAGGGACGCTTAGGCTTGGGATGGGGTTGGGGTTGGGCCGCATGGGCACGGGCTCAGAGGACGGGTGAGCTGAGACCCTGGGTGCCTGTCGGAGGTGGACCCGCTGCGGCGGCGGCAGGAGAGCGCGGGGGCATGCGATGCTCCCTTCGCTTCTGCGTGGTCTTGGGATCCCTGGCCCTCCTGTTCCTCACCTCGCTCTTCTTCTCATTCTCCCTGAGAGGAGGAGTCGGCTTGCCTTACTTGGAACCTCCGGGATGGGAAGAGTCACACAGGGTAAAGCTAGTGCCCAGCTACGCCGGTTCCCACCGGGTCGCCCCGGCCGAGAGCTCCCAGCAGAAGACATGTGCCTGCTCTCGGTGCGTGGGCGACCCTGGTGTTTCTGACTGGTTCGATGAGAACTATGACCCAGACATCTCGCCTGTCTGGATTCGGGACAACATCCAGCTGCCTTCAGACGTGTACTACTGGTGGGTG ATGTTGCAGCCTCAATTCAAACCCCACAACATCAAGCAAGTTCTACAGAGGCTGTTCCAGGTCATTCCAGGCCGTTCCCCGTACGGTTCGTGGGACCCTGCCCGCTGTCTGCGCTGTGCCGTGGTTGGGAATTCGGGCAACCTCCGTGGGGTAGGTTACGGTCCAAGGATTGATAAGCACGACTTCATTATGAG GATGAACCTGGCTCCCACTGTAGGGTACGAAGAGGATGCCGGCAGCCGTACCACACACCACTTCATGTACCCAGAGAGTGCCAAAAACCTGGCGGCCAACGTTAGCTTTGTGCTAGTGCCCTTCAAGACTCTCGACTTGTTGTGGATCACCAGTGCCCTCTCCACAGGCCAGATCCGTTT cacTTACGCTCCAGTGAAGCAGTTTCTGCGTGTGGATAAAGACAAG GTTCAGATATTCAACCCAGCTTTCTTTAAATACATCCATGACCGCTGGACATGTCATCATGGCCGCTATCCCTCCACTGGCATGCTTGTGCTGTTCTTTGCTCTACACGTGTGTGATGAG gattcttggatgaatacagtttaa